The proteins below are encoded in one region of Streptomyces ficellus:
- a CDS encoding inositol monophosphatase family protein: MINSHARADDSTVAIAAARAGADVVRSLYGQRLTRIDKGAGDFATAADVAAENSILDVIRAARPEDAVLGEEGGRQGATDAGRQWLVDPLCGTLNYAVGNMLVAVNVGLRGGAAAVADPFSGEVFFTDGTTARVRQGGVDAPLVPTSATRLVDVNLDPPFPSAPGFRAVDLLGHPDFTARFRPRVVSTTLALAWVAAGKRAAYVTDGNDLSESVHFAAGIAVCRAAGCVVTTLDGTPVGGAGRGLVVAADAETHEQLMSVVRGLRDLDGLGDLDGLRD; the protein is encoded by the coding sequence ATGATCAACTCCCATGCGAGAGCGGACGATTCCACGGTTGCCATAGCGGCGGCCCGTGCCGGCGCCGACGTGGTGCGCTCCCTGTACGGTCAGCGGCTGACGCGCATCGACAAGGGCGCCGGGGACTTCGCCACCGCCGCCGACGTGGCGGCCGAGAACAGCATCCTGGACGTCATCCGGGCCGCGCGCCCCGAGGACGCCGTGCTCGGCGAGGAGGGCGGGCGGCAGGGGGCCACCGATGCCGGACGCCAGTGGCTCGTGGATCCCCTGTGCGGCACGCTGAACTACGCCGTCGGCAACATGCTGGTGGCCGTCAACGTGGGCCTGCGCGGCGGGGCCGCGGCGGTGGCCGACCCGTTCAGCGGCGAGGTCTTCTTCACCGACGGCACGACCGCGCGGGTACGGCAGGGCGGGGTCGACGCCCCGCTGGTGCCCACGTCCGCCACCCGACTGGTGGACGTCAACCTGGACCCGCCGTTCCCGAGCGCACCCGGCTTCCGGGCGGTGGACCTCCTGGGGCACCCGGACTTCACCGCCCGGTTCAGGCCGCGGGTGGTGTCCACGACCCTGGCGCTGGCCTGGGTCGCCGCCGGCAAGAGGGCCGCGTACGTCACCGACGGCAACGACCTGTCGGAGAGCGTGCACTTCGCCGCCGGCATCGCCGTGTGCCGGGCCGCCGGGTGCGTGGTCACCACGCTCGACGGGACCCCGGTCGGAGGAGCGGGCCGTGGACTCGTGGTGGCGGCCGACGCGGAGACCCACGAGCAACTGATGTCGGTGGTCCGGGGCCTCCGCGACCTCGACGGCCTCGGCGACCTCGACGGCCTTCGCGACTGA
- a CDS encoding FluC/FEX family fluoride channel, with product MHHDHDHEPSTPAGSGDDTGHGGGGRDGRARPVDPDTVVDAWPARRAPGPRRRQAEILAAVALGGVLGACARYGASLLWPTVTGAFPWTTFWVNVTGSAAMGSLIVLLTERAAAPHPLARPFLGTGVLGGYTTFSTYAVDAQQLFGSGRAGTALLYLAATLVGALFAVWAAAATTRLLLPPRTGHDGGRA from the coding sequence GTGCACCACGACCACGACCACGAGCCCAGCACGCCGGCCGGCAGTGGCGACGACACCGGCCACGGCGGCGGCGGGCGGGACGGCCGCGCCCGGCCGGTCGACCCCGACACCGTCGTCGACGCCTGGCCCGCGCGGAGGGCCCCCGGTCCGCGTCGCCGTCAGGCGGAGATCCTCGCGGCCGTCGCGCTCGGCGGCGTACTCGGCGCCTGCGCCCGCTACGGCGCGAGCCTGCTGTGGCCCACCGTGACGGGCGCGTTCCCCTGGACCACGTTCTGGGTCAACGTCACCGGGAGCGCCGCCATGGGTTCACTCATCGTGCTCCTCACCGAGCGGGCGGCGGCGCCCCACCCGCTGGCCCGCCCCTTTCTCGGTACCGGTGTCCTCGGCGGGTACACCACTTTCTCGACGTACGCGGTCGACGCCCAGCAGCTGTTCGGCAGCGGCCGTGCGGGCACGGCGCTGCTCTATCTCGCCGCCACCCTCGTGGGGGCGCTGTTCGCCGTCTGGGCCGCGGCCGCCACGACACGGCTGCTGCTGCCACCGCGAACCGGCCACGACGGGGGCCGCGCGTGA
- a CDS encoding fluoride efflux transporter FluC — protein MNWLMVIAGALVGAPLRYLTDRLVQARYGTVLPWGTIAVNTAACTLLGFLTGAVAATTVPGLVHEFIGPGLCASLSTYSTFSYETVRLTETGAKPLAAANVLISVLAGLAAAFAGHALAGALLA, from the coding sequence GTGAACTGGCTGATGGTGATCGCCGGTGCGCTGGTCGGCGCGCCGCTGCGCTACCTGACCGACCGTCTTGTCCAGGCCCGGTACGGCACCGTGCTCCCTTGGGGGACGATCGCCGTGAACACCGCGGCCTGCACGCTCCTGGGCTTCCTGACCGGCGCCGTCGCGGCCACGACCGTGCCCGGTCTCGTGCACGAGTTCATCGGGCCGGGGCTCTGCGCGAGCCTGAGCACGTACTCGACCTTCTCGTACGAGACCGTCCGGCTGACCGAGACCGGTGCCAAGCCGCTGGCCGCCGCCAACGTGCTCATCAGCGTCCTCGCCGGACTGGCCGCCGCGTTCGCCGGACACGCCCTGGCCGGCGCCCTCCTCGCCTGA
- a CDS encoding LppY/LpqO family protein codes for MSVSRGRHTKAAAAPSRRGLLAAGALAPVVAGAGSAPHATATGRSTADEAYPSRGAESPGAGVGASTGGGRPLRPLVTILADWKDAAEALGAPGKLTEDGTVFRVTFPRADLDVSSYGVTGVTVASYAAFARYPDGRTMLMGDVVATEPELQHVTDAMQAHALEQTAIHKHLLAHRPHLWWTHLHGLSADTVALARAMRAALDATSTPAPRDDAGETAVDLDTAAIDAALGARGRSENGYRFSFARRETVTDHHYVVPPAMGVTTAITFQPVGGGRAAVSGDFVMTAGEVQNVIVALRKGGVSVVELHNHALRDEPRLFYLHFWAVGDAVRLAHTLQRAKAATNLEAGT; via the coding sequence GTGAGCGTGAGCAGAGGGCGGCATACGAAGGCGGCGGCGGCCCCGTCGCGGCGCGGGCTCCTCGCCGCCGGAGCGTTGGCCCCGGTCGTCGCCGGTGCGGGCTCGGCGCCGCATGCCACCGCGACGGGCCGGAGCACGGCGGACGAGGCGTACCCGAGCCGCGGTGCCGAATCGCCCGGTGCAGGCGTCGGCGCAAGCACCGGCGGTGGGCGGCCGTTGCGGCCGCTGGTGACGATACTGGCCGACTGGAAGGACGCCGCCGAGGCACTCGGCGCGCCCGGGAAACTGACGGAGGACGGTACCGTCTTCCGGGTCACGTTCCCTCGCGCCGACCTGGACGTGTCGTCCTACGGGGTGACCGGTGTGACGGTGGCGTCGTACGCGGCGTTCGCCCGATACCCCGACGGGCGGACGATGCTCATGGGGGACGTGGTGGCCACGGAACCCGAACTGCAGCACGTCACCGATGCAATGCAGGCGCACGCCCTGGAGCAGACGGCGATCCACAAGCACCTGCTCGCCCACCGCCCCCACCTGTGGTGGACGCACCTGCACGGACTGTCGGCCGACACGGTGGCACTGGCGCGCGCCATGCGGGCGGCGCTCGACGCCACCTCGACCCCGGCGCCCCGGGATGACGCCGGCGAGACGGCGGTGGACCTCGACACCGCCGCGATCGACGCAGCCCTCGGCGCGCGGGGCCGGAGCGAGAACGGCTACCGCTTCTCCTTCGCCCGCCGGGAAACCGTCACCGACCACCATTACGTGGTGCCGCCCGCCATGGGTGTCACGACAGCCATCACCTTCCAGCCCGTGGGCGGCGGACGCGCCGCCGTGTCGGGCGACTTCGTCATGACGGCCGGGGAGGTGCAGAACGTCATCGTCGCCCTGCGCAAGGGAGGGGTCAGCGTGGTCGAGCTGCACAACCACGCCCTGCGGGACGAGCCGCGCCTCTTCTACCTCCACTTCTGGGCGGTCGGGGACGCGGTGCGCCTCGCCCACACCCTTCAGCGCGCCAAGGCGGCGACCAATCTGGAAGCCGGCACCTGA